A window of Bacteroidota bacterium genomic DNA:
TAAAAGAAGGAGATGTAGCCCCTGCTATTGAAACCATCGATCAGGATGGAAATCCATTTTCTCTTGGCAGTTTGAAAGGAAAGAAAGTTGTTTTATATTTTTATCCCAAGGATGATACTCCGGGATGTACTGCTGAGGCCTGCAATTTACGCGACAATTACTCATTGTTGAAAGCAAAGGGATTTGAGATAGTAGGTATTAGTGCTGATAGCCAGCAATCACATCAAAAATTTTCCGGGAAATATACATTGCCTTTTACCCTGATACCCGATGTGGATAAGAAAATCATTAAGGCTTATGGCGTCTGGGGTGAACAAAAGATGTACGGAAAAGTGTATGAAGGAATTTTACGGACTACCTTTATTATTTCGGAAGAAGGGAAAATCGAAAAAATTTTCACTAAAGTTGAGACCGGTAATCATACTTCTCAAATATTGAATGAATTGAGTAAATAATCATAGTTTTATGGAAAAAGAAAACATCAAGGATTCCAAAGAAAAGGAAGTAAAAGAGAAAAAGGAAACTGCTGTTGCTGTGAATAAGGAGAAGATCAAGGCCCTTCAGTTAGCGATTGATAAGATAGATAAGGATTATGGGAAAGGGGCTATCATGCGTTTGGGTGATAATGCAGTGGTAGATGTCCCTGTTATTCCTTCAGGTTCTATCGCTTTGGATATGGCCTTGGGTATTGGAGGATATCCCAGGGGGCGTGTCATAGAAATATATGGCCCTGAATCTTCAGGAAAAACCACCCTGGCCATTCATGCTATTGCTGAAGCGCAGAAAGCAGGAGGAATTGCAGCAATAATTGATGCTGAACATGCTTTTGACCGTTTTTATGCTGAAAAGCTAGGTGTGGACGTGGAGAATCTTTTTATCTCCCAGCCGGATAATGGAGAACAAGCATTAGAAATAACAGACAGTCTGATTCGTTCGGGTGCTATTGATATTATTGTAATTGACTCTGTGGCAGCCCTTACTCCTAAAGCAGAAATTGAAGGAGAAATGGGAGATTCGAAGCTTGGACTTCAGGCCAGACTTATGTCCCAGGCATTACGTAAATTAACAGCCAATATCAATAAAACCAATACCTGTTGCGTTTTTATCAATCAGCTTCGTGAAAAGATTGGGGTGATGTTTGGCAACCCGGAAACAACCACGGGTGGAAATGCCCTTAAGTTTTATGCATCTATCCGTTTGGATATTCGTAGGGTTACTCAGCTCAAGGAAGGTGATGATGCTACCGGAAACCGCGTCAGGGTGAAGGTTGTGAAAAATAAACTTGCGCCTCCTTTTAGAAAAGCAGAGTTCGATCTGATGTTCGGAGAAGGAATATCCAAATCTGGCGAAATTGTTGACCTGGGCGTTGATTATGGTATTATCAAAAAGAGCGGCTCCTGGTTTAGTTATGAGGAGACCAAACTTGGGCAGGGACGCGAAGGGGTTAAACAATTGGTTAAGGATAATCCCGAATTAGCCGATGAACTTGAAAAGAAGATTAAAGAGGCCATGTTGACTAAACCTAAAATATAGTGTTGAATGATGAAAAAATTTGTTTATGCAGGTGTTTTTTTGTTTTTCTTTTCAGCCTGTACCTTTAATAAAAAAGAAGAACCTCCTACTTCACTTACTAAAGAAGAGATAGCTGGGGGAAAATTGACTCCGGAAATTCTTTGGAAATTTGGCAGAGTAGGAGACTCTCAGTTGTCTCCAGACG
This region includes:
- the bcp gene encoding thioredoxin-dependent thiol peroxidase, with the translated sequence MNSLKEGDVAPAIETIDQDGNPFSLGSLKGKKVVLYFYPKDDTPGCTAEACNLRDNYSLLKAKGFEIVGISADSQQSHQKFSGKYTLPFTLIPDVDKKIIKAYGVWGEQKMYGKVYEGILRTTFIISEEGKIEKIFTKVETGNHTSQILNELSK
- the recA gene encoding recombinase RecA, translated to MEKENIKDSKEKEVKEKKETAVAVNKEKIKALQLAIDKIDKDYGKGAIMRLGDNAVVDVPVIPSGSIALDMALGIGGYPRGRVIEIYGPESSGKTTLAIHAIAEAQKAGGIAAIIDAEHAFDRFYAEKLGVDVENLFISQPDNGEQALEITDSLIRSGAIDIIVIDSVAALTPKAEIEGEMGDSKLGLQARLMSQALRKLTANINKTNTCCVFINQLREKIGVMFGNPETTTGGNALKFYASIRLDIRRVTQLKEGDDATGNRVRVKVVKNKLAPPFRKAEFDLMFGEGISKSGEIVDLGVDYGIIKKSGSWFSYEETKLGQGREGVKQLVKDNPELADELEKKIKEAMLTKPKI